A window of the Streptomyces sp. NBC_01351 genome harbors these coding sequences:
- a CDS encoding FG-GAP repeat domain-containing protein, with the protein MPIRRTRRGARAITATVTSVIAASSALVALPAAAPASASAPRADITVAATEPAAVAAAKTSRHRVEILSHRTEAAQVFANPDGRLTAEFAPTAVRVKQDNGTWAPVDTMLAARADGTVAPKAAAADLQFSGGGSGPLARMTKDGKQFALSWPSALPKPSLDGDAATYANVLPGTDLVLRATPTGFSHLLVVKNATAAKNPALRTIRFGLDGSKGLTTTADASGALTAKDASGKAVFVSAPPAMWDTPAGAVHKAPAVSKAEAASKAEAASKADVLTVPAGGAKQAKIDVKVSGNAMDVIPAPAMLDDPEARFPLVIDPTFLERPMWDWNLFESQHTTTNYWGTQGSNIKVGNDGSREWRGIFRFWIDPVFGADIRSARLKVAVNSASSCDASTAMNLHISSQYPQNATWSNSGWGGWMSSAYGCGDSNGLYFPSNDTFRGKVQEAATNRWGNGITFGINTASAGVYKQLTPGDTRLVIEYNHTPNAPTSLGMVPAKPCATGAERTYLTSTSPQFTAKLSDPNGDTVGGRLEIVRKSDGQVVHSDPPAGQNPALSVASGGSQTWAPVQAGKLSAGVVYTYRATTWDGLAWSGATAPGCEFEIDLGAASTPLVSSPCEPSVCGEFGPPLGTARPVTFSPAAGDTGIVKYRYGTRQGALTMTVAAGPDGTATVPVTQWTSDPTWLYVKAINRAGQESTGTASFDVQAAHNTNTPTGRRGDANGDGLADTTAVFSDGATQNSVYTWHANTSGSYAPVGTEINNGYATSAVQTVRGDFDGDKRTDVAMIRQEAGHRITAWIYRADGTTYQPPTGAALDSAGAVGWNLSNIKSVAGDFDGDGKADLGLFYGYANCQTKLWTFYSTGTGFTNFSAPPAWDSGAGGFCWDRIKPVVGDFDNSAGDKRQEIAGFYRWDTNCDWSVDTFRQPGTARGTFAKATSGQKDTGCSDWNRLMPVAGDFNGDGRDDLGHLYNAGTNSTTFWTLTGNGNVAGDAFATQVQRSTDALDWNALEPSAANTDNTGPDEVILVDRASASRTNLWTLRTTDGAAFTRTLRWDGRVTAGLGVSGKGASLTGDSRAEIVRVKSDGSLWGAPNIDGVHGAWGPERYSAGTSTDPARAFFTDLDGDGKKEFVYLKTDGVLRGYPNIDGLNDVYGTGRKVGEFFPDPARLRFADLDGDGRDDLIRIDADGTIQAWPNVRGIDNVWGAQRTVGSGWTDPARVRFADLNGDARDELVSIDTNGQLRAWANVDGLNFNWAAPVVIGSGWTDHTRTFFADLDGDRLEEAISADANGEVRAWPNGNVMGAGGSWGTPRVVSTGWTDPSRLKFA; encoded by the coding sequence ATGCCCATCCGACGAACGCGACGCGGGGCGCGCGCGATCACCGCGACCGTGACGTCCGTGATCGCCGCGAGCTCCGCGCTGGTCGCACTACCGGCGGCAGCACCGGCCTCCGCCTCCGCCCCCCGCGCCGACATCACCGTCGCCGCCACCGAACCCGCCGCCGTTGCGGCGGCGAAGACGTCCCGCCACCGGGTGGAGATACTGAGCCACCGCACCGAGGCCGCCCAGGTCTTCGCCAACCCCGACGGTCGCCTGACCGCCGAGTTCGCGCCGACCGCCGTCCGCGTCAAGCAGGACAACGGCACCTGGGCACCCGTCGACACCATGCTCGCCGCCCGCGCCGACGGCACCGTCGCACCCAAGGCGGCCGCCGCCGACCTCCAATTCTCCGGCGGCGGGAGCGGCCCGCTGGCCCGGATGACCAAGGACGGCAAGCAGTTCGCGCTCAGCTGGCCGTCCGCGCTGCCGAAGCCGTCCCTGGACGGTGACGCGGCGACCTACGCGAACGTGCTGCCCGGCACGGACCTCGTGCTGCGCGCGACGCCCACCGGGTTCAGCCACCTGCTCGTCGTCAAGAACGCCACCGCCGCCAAGAACCCGGCGCTGCGCACGATCCGCTTCGGGCTCGACGGCAGCAAGGGCCTGACCACCACCGCGGACGCCTCCGGCGCGCTGACCGCGAAGGACGCGTCCGGCAAGGCCGTGTTCGTCTCGGCGCCCCCGGCCATGTGGGACACGCCCGCGGGGGCCGTGCACAAGGCCCCCGCCGTGTCGAAGGCCGAGGCCGCGAGCAAGGCAGAGGCCGCGAGCAAGGCCGACGTCCTTACCGTCCCGGCCGGCGGCGCCAAACAGGCGAAGATCGACGTTAAGGTCTCCGGCAACGCGATGGACGTCATACCCGCCCCCGCGATGCTCGACGACCCGGAGGCCCGCTTCCCGCTCGTCATCGACCCGACGTTCCTCGAACGCCCCATGTGGGACTGGAACCTGTTCGAGAGCCAGCACACCACCACCAACTACTGGGGCACGCAAGGCAGCAACATCAAGGTCGGCAACGATGGCTCGCGCGAGTGGCGGGGCATCTTCCGCTTCTGGATCGACCCCGTCTTCGGCGCGGACATCCGCAGCGCGCGGCTCAAGGTCGCCGTCAACTCCGCGTCCAGCTGCGACGCGTCGACCGCGATGAACCTGCACATCAGCTCGCAGTACCCGCAGAACGCCACCTGGTCGAACTCCGGCTGGGGCGGCTGGATGTCCTCCGCGTACGGCTGCGGTGACAGCAACGGGCTGTACTTCCCCTCCAACGACACCTTCCGCGGGAAGGTTCAGGAGGCGGCCACCAATCGTTGGGGCAACGGCATCACCTTCGGGATCAACACGGCCTCGGCAGGCGTCTACAAGCAGCTCACCCCCGGCGACACCCGCCTGGTGATCGAGTACAACCACACGCCGAACGCACCCACGAGCCTCGGCATGGTCCCGGCCAAGCCCTGCGCGACCGGCGCCGAGCGGACGTACCTCACCAGCACCTCGCCGCAGTTCACGGCGAAGCTGTCCGACCCCAACGGTGACACCGTCGGCGGCCGGCTGGAGATCGTCCGCAAGAGCGACGGCCAGGTCGTGCACTCAGACCCGCCGGCCGGCCAGAATCCGGCCCTGTCGGTGGCCAGTGGCGGCAGCCAGACCTGGGCTCCGGTGCAGGCCGGCAAGCTCTCGGCCGGAGTCGTCTACACCTACCGGGCGACCACCTGGGACGGCCTGGCCTGGTCCGGCGCGACCGCCCCCGGCTGCGAGTTCGAGATCGACCTGGGCGCCGCGAGCACCCCGCTGGTCAGCTCGCCGTGCGAGCCGTCCGTGTGCGGGGAGTTCGGTCCGCCCCTCGGCACAGCCCGGCCCGTCACCTTCAGCCCGGCCGCCGGTGACACCGGCATCGTCAAGTACCGGTACGGCACCCGCCAGGGCGCGCTGACCATGACGGTGGCGGCCGGTCCGGACGGCACCGCGACCGTCCCCGTCACGCAGTGGACGAGCGACCCGACCTGGCTGTACGTGAAGGCGATCAACCGGGCCGGACAGGAGAGCACCGGCACCGCGTCCTTCGACGTCCAAGCCGCGCACAACACCAACACCCCGACCGGGCGACGCGGCGACGCCAACGGTGACGGCCTCGCCGACACCACGGCGGTCTTCTCCGACGGCGCCACGCAGAACTCCGTCTACACCTGGCACGCCAACACCTCGGGCAGCTACGCGCCCGTCGGTACCGAGATCAACAACGGATACGCCACGTCCGCCGTCCAGACCGTGCGCGGCGACTTCGACGGCGACAAGCGCACCGACGTCGCCATGATCCGGCAGGAGGCCGGGCACCGGATCACCGCCTGGATCTACCGAGCGGACGGCACCACGTACCAGCCGCCGACCGGCGCCGCGCTCGACTCGGCCGGCGCCGTCGGCTGGAACCTGAGCAACATCAAGTCCGTGGCCGGAGACTTCGACGGCGACGGCAAGGCCGACCTCGGCCTGTTCTACGGCTACGCCAACTGCCAGACCAAGCTGTGGACGTTCTACTCCACCGGCACCGGTTTCACGAACTTCTCCGCCCCGCCCGCCTGGGACAGCGGCGCCGGCGGTTTCTGCTGGGACCGGATCAAGCCGGTGGTGGGCGACTTCGACAACTCCGCCGGCGACAAGCGGCAGGAGATCGCCGGGTTCTACCGCTGGGACACCAACTGCGACTGGAGCGTCGACACCTTCCGCCAGCCGGGCACCGCCCGCGGCACGTTCGCGAAGGCGACATCCGGCCAGAAGGACACCGGGTGCTCGGACTGGAACCGGCTCATGCCCGTCGCGGGAGACTTCAACGGCGACGGTCGCGACGACCTCGGCCACCTCTACAACGCGGGCACCAACTCCACCACCTTCTGGACGCTCACCGGCAACGGCAACGTCGCCGGTGATGCCTTCGCCACCCAGGTGCAGCGCTCCACGGACGCGCTGGACTGGAACGCCCTGGAGCCGTCGGCGGCCAACACCGACAACACCGGCCCCGACGAGGTGATCCTGGTCGACCGGGCCTCGGCGTCCCGCACCAACCTGTGGACGCTGCGCACCACCGACGGCGCCGCCTTCACGCGCACCCTGCGCTGGGACGGCCGGGTGACGGCCGGACTCGGCGTCTCCGGCAAGGGCGCCTCGCTGACCGGGGACTCCCGGGCCGAGATCGTGCGGGTGAAGTCCGACGGCTCGCTGTGGGGCGCGCCCAACATCGACGGCGTGCACGGGGCGTGGGGCCCGGAGCGGTACTCGGCCGGCACCTCCACCGACCCGGCGCGGGCGTTCTTCACCGACCTCGACGGGGACGGGAAGAAGGAGTTCGTCTACCTCAAGACGGACGGCGTGCTGCGCGGTTACCCCAACATCGACGGGCTCAACGACGTCTACGGCACCGGCCGCAAGGTCGGCGAGTTCTTCCCGGACCCGGCGCGGCTGCGCTTCGCCGACCTCGACGGGGACGGCCGCGACGACCTGATCCGCATCGACGCGGACGGCACGATCCAGGCCTGGCCCAACGTCAGGGGCATCGACAACGTGTGGGGTGCACAGCGCACGGTGGGCTCCGGCTGGACGGACCCCGCGCGGGTGCGCTTCGCCGACCTCAACGGAGACGCCCGCGACGAACTGGTGAGCATCGACACCAACGGCCAGCTGCGCGCGTGGGCCAACGTGGACGGCCTCAACTTCAACTGGGCGGCACCCGTGGTCATCGGCTCAGGTTGGACCGATCACACGCGTACGTTCTTCGCCGACCTGGACGGAGACCGCCTCGAGGAGGCCATCAGCGCCGACGCCAACGGTGAGGTTCGGGCCTGGCCCAACGGCAACGTCATGGGAGCGGGCGGCAGCTGGGGCACGCCCCGGGTCGTGTCGACGGGCTGGACGGATCCGTCCCGCCTGAAGTTCGCCTGA
- a CDS encoding arylamine N-acetyltransferase family protein: MIDVHGYLAVLGVARPAAPTAEALWALHRAQVERVAYETLDNQLGRRTGIGAAESVARILRGRGGYCFHLNGAFGALLTALGYDVTLHRAGVQGEVEDPEGPGGDHLALTVGLDGERWLVDTGLAGGMYEPLPLREGTYTQGPFTYAMAPSVVVPGGWRFAHDPRGAFTAMVFAPEPVELSSFAAEHHRLSTSPESGFVRVLQAQLRDAKGVDMLRGCVLRRIDAEGTHERTIDSADEWYDVLADVFHLDLTDIDAPVRAALWHRVHTAHQEWEAAG, translated from the coding sequence ATGATCGACGTCCACGGGTATCTGGCCGTGCTGGGGGTGGCCCGGCCGGCGGCACCGACCGCCGAGGCGCTGTGGGCGCTGCATCGGGCGCAGGTGGAGCGGGTCGCCTACGAGACCCTCGACAACCAACTGGGACGGCGGACGGGCATCGGCGCCGCGGAATCCGTGGCCCGGATCCTGCGCGGGCGCGGCGGCTACTGCTTCCACCTCAACGGGGCCTTCGGCGCGCTGCTGACGGCCCTCGGCTACGACGTGACCCTGCACCGGGCCGGGGTGCAGGGCGAGGTCGAGGACCCCGAGGGCCCGGGCGGCGACCATCTCGCGCTCACCGTGGGGCTCGACGGCGAGCGGTGGCTGGTCGACACCGGGCTCGCCGGCGGCATGTACGAGCCACTGCCGCTGCGCGAAGGCACCTACACCCAGGGTCCGTTCACCTACGCCATGGCACCGTCGGTGGTGGTGCCCGGCGGCTGGCGGTTCGCCCATGACCCCCGCGGCGCCTTCACGGCGATGGTCTTCGCGCCGGAGCCCGTGGAGCTGTCCTCCTTCGCTGCGGAGCACCACCGGCTGTCGACTTCCCCCGAGTCCGGATTCGTCCGGGTCCTCCAAGCCCAGCTCCGCGACGCCAAGGGCGTGGACATGCTGCGTGGCTGTGTGCTGCGCCGGATCGACGCCGAAGGCACGCACGAGCGGACCATCGACTCGGCCGACGAGTGGTACGACGTACTGGCCGATGTGTTCCACCTGGACCTGACCGACATCGACGCCCCCGTACGGGCGGCGCTGTGGCACCGCGTCCACACCGCGCACCAGGAGTGGGAGGCCGCGGGGTAG